A single genomic interval of Lacrimispora sphenoides JCM 1415 harbors:
- a CDS encoding ABC transporter substrate-binding protein, whose translation MKKIRKGLVLAAFLAAAVLANGCQKGSGKEVPASQAESTASVKTETQEETEKAGEAGVQSDARVFTDSAGREVTLPKEIKKIAPSGPLAQIVLYTLCPDKLSGLSSDFSEGAKQYIDEKYWSLPKFGQFYGKNANLNMEALIAESPDAIIDIGEAKKSVKEDMDALQEQLNMPVIFIEADLDTMSSAYEKLGELTGDTDQAKKLADDCNYILKTSETAREQLSEKKSVYFAVGDDGLHTNAEGSIHARVIEQIGAENAAKVEMVSSGGGSEVSFEQLLLWQPDVIIADSEALYQTITTDKVWGELDAVKEGKVFQIPSVPYSFMSSPPSVNRMIGILWLGNLVYPEQYGVDIKHEVKDFYELFYHVTLDDTQVDKILK comes from the coding sequence ATGAAAAAAATAAGAAAAGGTCTGGTACTGGCTGCATTCCTTGCTGCTGCAGTACTGGCAAATGGCTGCCAAAAAGGAAGCGGTAAGGAGGTTCCTGCCAGTCAGGCAGAGTCAACTGCATCTGTAAAAACAGAAACGCAGGAAGAAACAGAAAAAGCGGGTGAAGCAGGGGTGCAATCAGACGCCAGAGTATTCACGGATTCAGCAGGAAGGGAAGTTACACTGCCAAAGGAAATAAAAAAGATTGCTCCTTCCGGGCCTTTGGCACAGATTGTGCTTTACACTCTTTGTCCGGATAAGCTGTCCGGACTTTCTTCTGATTTTTCCGAAGGTGCAAAGCAGTACATTGACGAAAAATATTGGTCACTTCCTAAATTCGGCCAATTTTATGGGAAGAATGCAAATCTGAACATGGAGGCTCTAATTGCAGAAAGTCCTGATGCAATCATTGATATCGGAGAAGCGAAAAAAAGTGTAAAAGAAGATATGGATGCCCTTCAGGAGCAACTAAATATGCCAGTCATCTTTATAGAGGCAGATTTAGATACCATGAGTTCTGCTTATGAGAAGCTGGGAGAGCTTACCGGAGATACCGATCAGGCAAAGAAACTGGCGGACGATTGCAATTACATACTGAAAACGTCTGAAACAGCCAGGGAACAGCTGTCAGAAAAGAAATCGGTTTATTTCGCTGTTGGAGATGATGGACTTCACACCAATGCAGAGGGTTCCATTCATGCCCGGGTTATCGAGCAGATAGGAGCGGAAAATGCAGCTAAAGTTGAAATGGTATCAAGCGGCGGCGGAAGCGAAGTATCCTTTGAACAGCTTCTTCTGTGGCAGCCGGATGTTATCATCGCAGATTCTGAAGCCCTGTACCAAACCATAACAACAGATAAGGTCTGGGGAGAATTAGATGCTGTAAAAGAGGGGAAGGTCTTTCAGATACCTTCCGTTCCATATAGCTTTATGAGCAGTCCGCCTTCTGTCAACCGGATGATCGGGATTTTGTGGCTGGGCAATCTTGTATATCCTGAACAGTATGGCGTTGATATAAAACATGAAGTAAAGGACTTCTACGAACTGTTTTATCATGTGACTCTTGATGATACACAGGTAGATAAAATCTTAAAATAA
- a CDS encoding Rossmann-like domain-containing protein translates to MDMWEMYDRLIDPIPDDVKIEDYFVGIQWTSVTVCGYTGAAATNPLQTIRRTEKNILDMSWKEAAGLIKSWNFTEASIGAAAVNAYYNQPDRISRLEKEGAIRQLSKEDAFMAYREDIKGKKVATIGHFCFAEEFLKEAESCVILERNPMEGDYPDSACEYILSDRDYVFITGFTLVNKTLPRLLELSRNAKVILVGPSVALAPDLFNFGVWELAGTLITDKKLTEELVKKGEHKAVIRSGLPVRLSK, encoded by the coding sequence ATGGATATGTGGGAAATGTATGACCGTCTGATAGATCCAATACCAGATGATGTAAAGATAGAAGATTATTTTGTAGGAATCCAGTGGACTTCAGTGACTGTCTGCGGATATACCGGTGCAGCTGCGACAAATCCGCTTCAGACCATTAGGAGGACTGAAAAAAATATACTGGATATGTCATGGAAGGAAGCGGCTGGGCTGATAAAATCATGGAATTTTACCGAAGCAAGCATCGGTGCGGCAGCGGTGAATGCCTATTATAATCAGCCGGACCGGATCAGCAGGCTGGAAAAGGAAGGTGCAATCAGACAGCTGTCAAAGGAAGATGCTTTTATGGCCTATCGAGAGGATATCAAAGGAAAAAAGGTGGCGACCATCGGACATTTCTGCTTTGCAGAGGAATTTTTAAAAGAAGCAGAATCCTGTGTAATCCTGGAGCGCAATCCAATGGAAGGCGATTATCCGGACAGTGCCTGTGAATATATACTTTCAGACAGAGACTATGTTTTTATCACTGGATTTACCCTGGTAAATAAAACTCTTCCAAGACTTTTAGAGCTGTCGCGGAATGCCAAAGTTATATTAGTGGGACCCAGCGTGGCTCTCGCTCCTGATCTTTTTAACTTTGGCGTGTGGGAGTTAGCGGGTACTCTTATAACGGATAAAAAGCTTACAGAGGAATTAGTGAAAAAAGGTGAGCACAAGGCGGTAATCCGTTCCGGATTGCCGGTAAGGCTTTCTAAATAA
- a CDS encoding ABC transporter ATP-binding protein, translating into MELTVKDLEFGYHCFPVLKGINFSFNKGELVCVLGKNGAGKSTLFRCMLGLLKGYHGEILIDGTERRHFSERELAGRIAYIPQNHDTAFSFSVLDMVLMGTTASLPRFASPGQKEKERALNALKLLKIAGLKDRIFGQISGGEQQLVLIARAIAQEAKILVMDEPCSSLDYGNQIRVMEELRTLSEKGYLIVQSTHNPEHVFYFAHKALVMMEGKIAAFGEPDKILTKELLEGVYQVPIEIYEDLKSGKKVCMPGGR; encoded by the coding sequence ATGGAGCTGACAGTAAAAGATCTGGAATTCGGATATCATTGTTTTCCGGTATTAAAGGGGATCAATTTTTCATTCAACAAAGGAGAACTGGTCTGCGTCCTTGGAAAAAACGGTGCAGGCAAGAGCACGCTTTTTCGGTGCATGTTAGGTCTGCTAAAGGGGTACCATGGAGAGATTCTGATCGATGGAACAGAACGCCGGCACTTCTCAGAACGGGAATTGGCCGGAAGGATCGCCTACATACCCCAAAACCATGATACTGCATTCTCTTTTTCGGTTCTGGATATGGTGTTAATGGGAACGACGGCCTCGCTGCCCCGCTTTGCAAGCCCGGGACAGAAAGAAAAAGAAAGGGCATTGAATGCTCTGAAGCTTTTAAAGATTGCCGGTCTAAAGGACCGTATATTTGGGCAGATCAGCGGCGGCGAACAGCAGCTTGTACTGATTGCAAGAGCCATCGCCCAGGAGGCAAAGATACTGGTTATGGATGAACCATGTTCCAGCTTGGATTATGGCAACCAGATCCGGGTTATGGAGGAACTGCGGACCCTGTCAGAAAAGGGATATTTAATTGTACAATCCACCCATAATCCGGAGCATGTCTTTTATTTTGCCCATAAGGCGCTGGTGATGATGGAAGGAAAGATAGCGGCTTTCGGCGAGCCGGACAAGATCCTTACAAAAGAGCTTTTGGAAGGCGTATACCAGGTGCCTATTGAGATCTATGAGGATTTAAAAAGCGGAAAAAAGGTGTGTATGCCTGGGGGAAGGTGA
- a CDS encoding FecCD family ABC transporter permease, whose amino-acid sequence MVERDWIYKRRFGIIVLLFIICFFCSFLLGRYPVYPDTLLKILLSGIFPIKSTWPAQAETVVFQVRLPRVFMAALIGGGLSCAGAAYQGIFKNPMVSPDVLGASSGAGLGAALGLFFSFGYNGVTINAFLFGLGAVGIVCLISSRVKYNPVLGLVLSGMMVSSLASAAVSFLKLVADPTNTLPVITYWLMGSLASIRQKDVMFAAPWILIGIIPIYLLRWRINVLSLGEDEAKSMGINAKKLRFIIVVSATLITSAAVSVSGHIGWVGLVIPHFARMLVGSDYRRLLPASLLMGGSFLLIVDNFARLLATSEIPIGILTAFIGAPFFLYLILREGNRL is encoded by the coding sequence ATGGTAGAAAGGGACTGGATCTATAAAAGACGTTTTGGAATCATCGTGCTCTTATTTATTATCTGCTTTTTTTGCTCCTTTTTGCTTGGACGGTACCCGGTATACCCTGACACGCTCTTAAAGATCCTTCTCTCTGGGATTTTTCCCATAAAATCCACTTGGCCGGCCCAGGCAGAGACGGTTGTTTTCCAGGTCCGCCTGCCAAGAGTTTTTATGGCTGCATTGATCGGAGGAGGATTGTCCTGTGCAGGCGCCGCTTATCAGGGGATCTTTAAAAATCCCATGGTATCACCGGATGTTCTTGGTGCATCTTCTGGTGCGGGATTAGGTGCTGCTCTGGGATTGTTTTTTTCGTTCGGTTATAACGGAGTAACAATAAACGCTTTTCTTTTTGGTCTTGGCGCGGTAGGGATTGTCTGTCTCATCAGCAGCCGGGTAAAGTATAATCCCGTGCTGGGACTGGTGTTGTCCGGCATGATGGTGAGCTCTCTTGCTTCCGCAGCGGTCTCTTTTTTAAAACTGGTGGCGGATCCGACCAACACCCTTCCTGTCATTACCTATTGGCTTATGGGAAGCCTGGCATCCATCCGGCAGAAAGACGTTATGTTTGCTGCACCATGGATCCTCATAGGAATAATTCCGATTTACCTTCTTCGGTGGCGGATCAATGTTTTAAGCCTTGGGGAAGATGAAGCGAAGAGCATGGGGATCAATGCTAAGAAGCTCCGTTTTATCATTGTAGTCAGCGCAACTTTAATTACCTCAGCAGCAGTTTCAGTAAGCGGACATATCGGCTGGGTAGGGCTGGTAATCCCGCATTTTGCCAGAATGCTGGTAGGAAGCGACTACCGCAGGCTATTGCCGGCCTCACTGCTTATGGGCGGCAGCTTTCTGCTGATCGTGGATAATTTTGCAAGGCTTTTGGCCACCAGTGAGATCCCTATCGGTATTTTGACTGCATTTATTGGTGCTCCGTTCTTTTTATATCTTATTTTGCGGGAAGGAAACCGGTTATAA
- a CDS encoding nucleoside-triphosphatase — MGKYLFLKGDSGEGKTTLLFECLKSLHPMVGGFYSQRLLNEDGMTMGFRMVPAEEEWIPAAAYKKGMTNVFIEWTEHGFQKNLQFFKTGGIEILRSYTRKEFCLLDEIGGIELFVPEFMEEVLCCLDSQVPCIGVMKSRKNLEAMRTRVPTEPDPDKLLRDLEEKLVKRSNGRILTFEREKREYIQTEIMEFLRECTEKEGKETHGRKGLDL; from the coding sequence ATGGGAAAATATTTATTTCTAAAAGGTGATTCCGGAGAAGGCAAGACAACCCTGCTTTTTGAATGCTTAAAGTCCTTGCACCCAATGGTTGGAGGATTTTATTCCCAACGTTTGTTAAATGAAGATGGGATGACCATGGGATTTCGTATGGTCCCGGCAGAGGAAGAATGGATTCCGGCAGCTGCCTATAAAAAAGGAATGACCAATGTCTTTATCGAATGGACTGAACATGGATTTCAAAAAAATCTTCAGTTCTTTAAAACCGGTGGAATAGAAATTCTTCGTTCTTACACTCGTAAAGAATTCTGCCTTTTGGATGAAATAGGAGGGATAGAACTTTTTGTACCGGAATTTATGGAAGAGGTTCTTTGCTGCCTTGATAGCCAGGTGCCCTGCATCGGAGTTATGAAAAGCCGGAAAAATCTGGAGGCCATGAGAACCAGAGTTCCCACAGAGCCGGACCCGGACAAGCTTCTTCGGGATTTGGAAGAAAAGCTTGTAAAACGGTCAAATGGACGAATTCTTACGTTTGAACGCGAAAAAAGAGAATACATTCAGACGGAAATTATGGAATTTTTGAGAGAATGTACGGAAAAGGAAGGAAAGGAAACCCATGGTAGAAAGGGACTGGATCTATAA
- a CDS encoding XdhC family protein: protein MRKLFKTVLETLEKGEDGVLVTIIASSGSTPRGAGSHMLVRRDGTTEGTIGGGAVEYRSIKRSQKAIEEKTSYMHSFVLGKEQVADLGMICGGDVVVYFQYLDHENQEFKDLCRKIEEAYNKDEDSWLFMDITNETTWGLGIYSKSAGLTGITGIDEEDRKILLQHKAVQKNFGERKYYSEPLVRAGCVYIFGGGHVAQELVPVLAHVGFRCTVFDDRPEFANKTLFPLAERTIVGDYERIFDSLELRECDYVCVMTRGHQSDYVVQRQVLTKNACYVGVIGSRRKLETLTEKLMADGVTREQIDSCHSPIGLEIYAETPAEIAISVAGELIATRALREGRKK, encoded by the coding sequence ATGAGGAAGCTGTTCAAAACAGTTCTAGAAACGCTGGAAAAAGGCGAAGATGGGGTTTTGGTAACCATTATTGCAAGTTCTGGATCCACTCCCAGAGGTGCAGGATCCCATATGCTGGTAAGGCGGGATGGAACCACCGAAGGAACCATCGGAGGCGGAGCGGTGGAATACCGGTCCATTAAACGGTCACAGAAAGCGATTGAGGAAAAGACCTCCTATATGCACAGCTTTGTACTTGGAAAGGAGCAGGTAGCTGATCTGGGTATGATCTGCGGTGGTGATGTAGTGGTTTACTTCCAGTATCTGGATCATGAAAATCAGGAATTTAAGGACTTATGCAGGAAGATAGAAGAAGCCTATAACAAGGATGAAGACAGCTGGCTGTTTATGGATATTACCAACGAAACCACATGGGGGCTGGGTATCTACAGTAAATCCGCGGGATTAACTGGAATAACGGGAATTGATGAAGAAGATAGAAAAATCCTTCTTCAACATAAGGCGGTTCAAAAAAACTTTGGTGAACGTAAGTATTACAGTGAGCCTCTGGTCCGGGCCGGCTGCGTCTATATTTTTGGAGGCGGACATGTGGCACAGGAATTGGTGCCTGTTCTGGCGCATGTAGGATTCCGGTGTACTGTTTTTGATGACCGGCCGGAGTTTGCCAATAAAACACTGTTTCCCCTGGCAGAGAGGACTATTGTTGGGGATTATGAAAGGATTTTTGATTCCCTCGAATTAAGGGAATGCGATTATGTCTGTGTTATGACCAGAGGGCATCAGTCGGATTATGTTGTCCAGAGACAGGTCCTTACGAAAAATGCCTGCTACGTCGGTGTGATTGGCAGCCGCAGGAAACTGGAAACGTTGACTGAAAAGCTTATGGCAGACGGCGTTACCAGAGAACAAATCGACAGCTGTCACAGCCCCATCGGCTTGGAAATCTACGCAGAAACACCCGCTGAAATTGCCATCAGCGTGGCAGGAGAACTAATTGCTACTAGGGCTCTTCGGGAAGGGCGAAAAAAGTAA
- a CDS encoding C40 family peptidase, translating into MENNNEKKDYIIRLDKARKKRSKNDYKKLLAMGGTAVLCVAVISAVGMAVKNHLSAKPAGLATGSEATAIKLEESAGINAEAESEAQAAKEKDEKEKVVNSYKNLGIIQVSGYLNVRKAPGTEEDVIGKLQGDSACDILENTESGWCKISSGGIEGYINSEFVLTGEDAKKKAMDLVKLRAIVQTDSMNIRKEPSTSSDVVGQALSNERYEVLGQTEGWVQIPAGYLSADYVKLEYGLNEARKLDLKAMIFNLYKNIGISDVDNYLNVREEPNENGKIIAKMPSKAAGNILETTDGWYKIQSGNITGYVKSDYILTGQAAKDEALQVAELMAIVNTDMLNARTEPSTESKIWTQISNNERYPVLKQIDGWIQIELEENSSAYVSTDYVDVRYALPEAIKFSPLEEKANAQASFRAQIVNYALQFLGNPYVWGGTSLTKGADCSGFTMSVYAHFGIGLPHYSGSQAGKGKAVKSSEMRPGDLIYYADSKGTINHVSMYIGNGQIVHAASRRSGIKISTWNYRTPVKIRNMIGD; encoded by the coding sequence ATGGAAAATAACAACGAGAAAAAAGATTATATAATTCGTTTGGATAAGGCAAGAAAAAAACGCAGTAAGAATGATTATAAGAAACTTTTGGCAATGGGAGGTACAGCGGTTCTCTGCGTAGCAGTTATTTCTGCAGTGGGAATGGCGGTGAAGAATCACCTCTCTGCAAAACCTGCAGGGCTTGCAACAGGATCCGAGGCCACAGCAATAAAACTGGAGGAATCAGCAGGCATAAATGCAGAGGCCGAGTCCGAAGCTCAGGCAGCAAAGGAAAAGGACGAAAAAGAAAAGGTTGTAAATTCCTACAAGAATTTAGGGATCATTCAGGTATCAGGATACTTAAACGTGAGAAAAGCGCCGGGTACCGAGGAGGATGTAATCGGAAAACTCCAGGGAGACAGTGCCTGCGATATCCTGGAGAATACGGAATCCGGCTGGTGCAAAATATCTTCCGGCGGGATTGAAGGATATATAAATTCCGAATTTGTTTTAACAGGGGAAGACGCAAAAAAGAAAGCAATGGATCTGGTGAAGTTAAGAGCTATCGTTCAGACCGATAGCATGAATATCAGGAAGGAACCCTCCACCAGTTCAGATGTGGTAGGCCAGGCGCTTTCCAATGAGCGGTATGAGGTCTTAGGCCAGACTGAGGGCTGGGTACAGATCCCGGCCGGGTATTTATCCGCGGATTACGTTAAATTGGAATATGGACTGAATGAAGCCAGAAAACTGGATCTAAAGGCCATGATATTTAATCTCTATAAGAACATCGGTATTTCCGACGTGGATAATTATTTGAACGTAAGAGAAGAGCCGAATGAAAACGGCAAGATTATTGCAAAGATGCCAAGCAAGGCCGCAGGAAATATTTTAGAGACGACGGATGGCTGGTATAAGATTCAGTCCGGTAACATTACCGGCTATGTGAAGTCCGATTATATCCTGACAGGACAGGCAGCAAAGGATGAGGCCTTGCAGGTTGCAGAGCTGATGGCCATCGTAAACACGGATATGTTAAACGCAAGGACCGAGCCTTCCACTGAATCAAAGATATGGACACAGATATCAAATAACGAGCGGTATCCGGTTTTAAAGCAGATTGACGGCTGGATACAGATCGAGCTGGAGGAAAACAGCAGCGCCTATGTATCCACAGATTACGTTGATGTCCGGTATGCTCTTCCTGAGGCAATCAAATTTTCTCCTTTAGAGGAAAAAGCCAATGCCCAGGCATCATTTAGGGCGCAGATCGTCAATTATGCCCTGCAGTTTTTGGGGAATCCTTATGTATGGGGCGGAACCAGCCTCACGAAGGGAGCCGACTGCTCTGGGTTTACCATGTCTGTTTATGCTCATTTTGGCATTGGACTACCTCATTATTCCGGCTCTCAGGCAGGTAAGGGGAAGGCAGTAAAATCCAGCGAAATGAGGCCTGGGGATCTGATCTATTATGCAGACAGCAAAGGGACCATTAACCATGTGTCCATGTATATCGGCAACGGACAGATCGTCCATGCGGCAAGCAGACGAAGCGGTATTAAAATTTCCACATGGAATTACCGGACACCGGTAAAAATCCGTAACATGATCGGTGATTGA
- a CDS encoding ABC transporter ATP-binding protein encodes MLYIKNVRKTFNRNTINEKKALNGIDLHLNEGDFVTVIGGNGAGKSTMLNMIAGVYPIDSGKIQIDEINISRDPEYKRAKYIGRVFQDPMLGTAAGMEIQENMALAYRRGQGRGLAWGIKTSEKAFYHEALKKLGLGLQDRMTNKVGLLSGGQRQALTLLMATLKKPKLLLLDEHTAALDPKTAKKVLEITQEIVKEQNLTTLMITHNMKDAIQIGNRLVMMHEGRIIYDVSGEEKKKLEVEDLLKKFEEASGEEFSNDRMILAK; translated from the coding sequence GTGCTGTATATTAAGAATGTCAGAAAAACATTTAATAGGAACACCATCAATGAAAAAAAGGCATTGAATGGCATTGACCTCCATCTGAATGAGGGTGACTTTGTTACGGTGATCGGCGGTAACGGAGCAGGGAAATCCACAATGTTAAACATGATAGCAGGAGTATACCCGATTGATTCCGGTAAGATCCAGATTGATGAGATCAATATTTCCAGGGACCCGGAATATAAAAGGGCTAAATATATCGGAAGGGTATTCCAGGATCCTATGCTGGGAACTGCCGCCGGAATGGAAATACAGGAGAATATGGCGTTGGCTTATCGGCGGGGACAGGGAAGAGGCCTTGCCTGGGGAATTAAGACCAGCGAAAAAGCTTTTTACCATGAGGCGCTAAAAAAACTGGGTCTTGGGCTTCAGGACCGTATGACCAATAAGGTCGGGCTTCTTTCCGGAGGCCAGAGACAGGCGCTTACCTTGTTGATGGCGACCTTAAAAAAGCCAAAACTGCTTCTTCTTGATGAGCATACCGCTGCACTTGACCCCAAAACTGCTAAAAAGGTTCTGGAAATTACACAGGAGATTGTGAAAGAGCAAAATCTCACGACTCTTATGATCACTCATAACATGAAGGATGCGATCCAGATCGGCAACAGGCTTGTCATGATGCATGAAGGCCGCATCATATATGATGTGTCAGGGGAAGAAAAAAAGAAACTGGAAGTTGAGGATCTTCTTAAGAAATTCGAAGAGGCAAGCGGTGAGGAATTTTCTAATGACAGAATGATTCTGGCGAAATAG
- a CDS encoding ABC transporter permease has product MSGLLVSLQDAVVQGVLWGIMVLGVYITYKLLDIADLTVDGSFAMGGCVCAVMILNFNVDPWIALGIAAVAGMAAGAVTGLLHTIFEIPAILAGILTQIGLWSINLRIMGGKSNVPLLKTDTIMSKFIAVTGLSKQAAAMIIGIGLAIVMIFFLYWFFGTEIGSAMRATGNNQAMIRAQGVNTNWTKLLALTISNGLVGLSGGLVCQSQKYADIGMGTGAIVIGLAAIVIGDVLMGKLRSFASKLISAVVGSVIYFVIRAMVLRMGMDANDMKLLSAAIVAVALCVPVMVNKWRIRKSYTEGGE; this is encoded by the coding sequence ATGAGTGGTTTGTTGGTATCCCTTCAGGATGCAGTTGTTCAGGGGGTTTTATGGGGGATTATGGTTTTAGGAGTTTACATTACCTACAAACTATTGGACATTGCCGATTTGACGGTAGATGGAAGCTTTGCCATGGGCGGCTGTGTATGCGCCGTTATGATACTAAATTTTAACGTTGATCCCTGGATTGCCTTAGGGATTGCGGCAGTGGCCGGGATGGCAGCCGGGGCAGTGACCGGGTTGCTGCATACGATCTTTGAAATACCGGCGATACTGGCAGGAATCCTGACACAGATCGGTCTTTGGTCCATAAATCTCCGGATTATGGGAGGAAAGAGTAATGTACCGCTTTTAAAGACTGATACAATTATGTCTAAATTCATAGCGGTAACCGGGTTAAGCAAGCAGGCCGCCGCAATGATCATCGGAATCGGCCTGGCTATCGTAATGATTTTCTTTCTTTACTGGTTCTTTGGAACAGAAATCGGCAGTGCCATGCGTGCTACAGGGAATAATCAGGCAATGATACGCGCTCAGGGCGTCAATACAAACTGGACAAAGCTTTTGGCCCTCACCATCAGCAACGGACTTGTAGGACTTTCCGGAGGACTGGTCTGTCAAAGCCAGAAATACGCGGATATCGGTATGGGTACCGGTGCGATTGTCATTGGCCTTGCGGCTATTGTTATTGGTGATGTGCTGATGGGGAAACTTCGTTCCTTTGCAAGTAAACTTATCTCGGCAGTCGTGGGTTCTGTCATATATTTCGTGATCCGTGCCATGGTTTTAAGAATGGGTATGGATGCCAATGATATGAAGCTTTTGTCGGCTGCGATCGTTGCAGTGGCGCTTTGCGTGCCAGTCATGGTGAATAAATGGCGCATCAGGAAATCTTATACAGAAGGAGGAGAATAA
- a CDS encoding ABC transporter substrate-binding protein, with product MKKSANVLSLVLAGAMMLSLTACGSKAPDTATSAPETTTATEKTSEAAESTGEKTADGKQYKIGVLQLVQHAALDASNKGFIQALDDAGLNYTVDQQNASGDQPTCQTIASKLVNDNDDLILAIATPAAQAVAGATSDIPILLTAVTDPASSDLVESNDNPGGNVSGTSDLTPVKEQIALLKKILPDAKTVGILFCSAESNSEIQAKMAKDAIEAEGMTAVEYTVSNSNEIQTVVTSMVGKVDALYTPTDNTIAAGMATVSMVANENGIPVICGEEGMVNAGGLATYGIDYYELGYLTGQQAVKILTEGADISKMPIEYLPLDKCKLTVNEETAKTLGIDISSLK from the coding sequence ATGAAGAAATCAGCAAATGTTTTATCATTGGTTCTTGCCGGCGCCATGATGTTGTCCTTAACAGCATGCGGCAGCAAAGCACCAGACACGGCGACCTCAGCTCCGGAAACCACGACTGCAACAGAAAAAACAAGTGAAGCAGCAGAATCCACAGGAGAAAAGACAGCGGATGGAAAGCAGTATAAAATCGGGGTTCTCCAGCTTGTACAGCATGCAGCCTTAGACGCCTCCAATAAAGGCTTTATCCAGGCGCTTGATGATGCAGGTCTTAACTATACCGTTGACCAGCAGAACGCCTCCGGTGACCAGCCTACGTGCCAGACCATTGCCAGCAAGCTGGTTAATGACAACGACGATTTGATCCTTGCGATCGCAACACCGGCGGCTCAGGCTGTGGCAGGAGCCACAAGCGATATCCCGATTCTTTTGACAGCAGTCACTGATCCGGCATCATCTGATCTGGTTGAGAGCAACGATAACCCAGGAGGAAATGTAAGCGGTACCTCTGATTTAACTCCTGTAAAAGAGCAGATAGCTCTCCTAAAAAAGATTCTCCCTGATGCAAAAACCGTGGGTATTCTTTTCTGCTCTGCAGAATCCAACTCTGAAATCCAGGCTAAGATGGCAAAAGATGCAATTGAAGCGGAAGGCATGACAGCGGTAGAGTACACCGTATCCAACTCCAACGAGATCCAGACGGTTGTTACCTCCATGGTAGGCAAAGTAGATGCACTTTATACTCCTACCGATAATACCATTGCAGCAGGTATGGCAACCGTGAGCATGGTAGCGAATGAAAACGGCATTCCGGTAATCTGCGGAGAAGAAGGTATGGTAAATGCCGGCGGTCTTGCTACATATGGCATTGATTATTATGAACTGGGTTACTTAACCGGACAGCAGGCTGTAAAGATCCTGACAGAGGGTGCGGATATCTCCAAGATGCCGATTGAATACCTTCCTTTGGATAAGTGTAAGCTGACTGTCAATGAGGAAACAGCAAAGACCCTGGGAATTGATATTTCCAGCCTTAAATAA
- a CDS encoding YitT family protein — protein MKQIENKTLRTLAEYGLITFSIWIMVVGIYFFKFPNNFAFGGVTGFATVISALTHWSASEFTTIVNTVLLVAGFLFLGRSFGIKTVYATLMMSLFLYFLERLYPITRPLTREPLLELIFAILLPSVGSALLFNTGASSGGTDIIAMILKRYTSLNIGTVLLLVDVTGVIMAYFVFGPETGLFSSLGLLAKSLVIGDVIENINLCKCFSIICDDPGPICDYIIHGLNRSATVYEAQGAFSHHKKTVILTTMKRSQALKLKNYIRTVEPTAFILISNSSEIIGKGFLAN, from the coding sequence ATGAAGCAGATAGAAAACAAAACACTGAGAACGCTTGCAGAGTATGGACTGATCACGTTCAGTATCTGGATTATGGTAGTGGGGATTTATTTCTTCAAATTCCCCAATAATTTTGCATTCGGAGGTGTCACAGGGTTTGCGACGGTAATCAGTGCATTAACCCATTGGTCGGCCAGTGAGTTCACAACCATTGTGAATACAGTTTTACTGGTGGCTGGCTTTCTCTTCCTGGGACGGAGCTTTGGGATTAAAACGGTTTACGCCACCCTCATGATGTCCCTATTTCTTTACTTTTTGGAACGGCTGTATCCGATTACAAGGCCTCTTACCAGGGAACCACTTTTGGAACTGATCTTTGCGATTCTTTTGCCAAGCGTAGGTTCTGCGCTCCTTTTTAACACCGGAGCTTCCAGCGGGGGAACGGATATTATCGCCATGATTCTGAAACGGTACACCAGCCTTAATATTGGAACCGTGCTTTTGCTGGTGGATGTGACAGGAGTCATTATGGCCTACTTTGTATTTGGACCGGAGACAGGGTTATTCTCTTCCCTTGGTTTATTAGCCAAATCCCTTGTGATTGGCGATGTTATCGAAAACATTAATCTGTGCAAGTGTTTCAGCATCATCTGTGATGATCCGGGGCCCATCTGTGATTATATCATTCATGGACTTAACCGGAGTGCCACGGTTTATGAGGCACAGGGCGCGTTCAGCCATCATAAAAAGACAGTCATCCTGACAACCATGAAGCGTTCACAGGCACTTAAGCTAAAAAATTATATACGTACTGTGGAACCAACAGCGTTTATACTGATATCTAATTCCAGCGAAATAATAGGAAAAGGATTTCTTGCCAATTAA